From Marinobacterium sp. LSUCC0821, a single genomic window includes:
- the metW gene encoding methionine biosynthesis protein MetW, whose amino-acid sequence MRADLEIIADWIGQGERVLDLGCGDGELLDKLHRTKSVKGLGIEIDHDNITSCIGRGVNVIDKNIDEGLAGIEDSSFDTVVMTQALQVMHRPDLIVEEMLRIGRQGIVTFPNFAHWRARFYLAFRGKMPVSKFLSYQWYDTPNIHFCTFKDFESLCISRNIRILERTVVDNTLRQRWWHKLWPNMMGEIAIYRITR is encoded by the coding sequence ATGCGCGCTGATTTAGAGATTATCGCCGACTGGATCGGCCAGGGTGAGCGCGTTCTTGACCTTGGTTGTGGTGATGGCGAGCTATTAGACAAACTACACCGTACTAAGTCAGTAAAAGGGCTTGGTATTGAGATTGATCACGACAACATCACTAGCTGTATTGGTCGTGGCGTCAATGTGATTGATAAGAACATTGATGAGGGGTTGGCCGGTATTGAAGATTCAAGCTTCGATACCGTAGTCATGACTCAAGCGCTGCAGGTGATGCATCGCCCAGATTTGATTGTTGAAGAGATGCTTCGTATCGGCCGCCAGGGAATTGTCACTTTCCCTAACTTTGCGCACTGGCGTGCACGCTTCTACTTGGCGTTTCGCGGCAAGATGCCGGTATCGAAGTTCCTCTCATATCAGTGGTATGACACACCAAATATCCACTTCTGTACCTTTAAAGATTTTGAATCACTGTGCATTTCGCGCAACATCCGAATTCTTGAGCGCACCGTAGTAGATAATACTCTCCGTCAACGTTGGTGGCATAAACTCTGGCCCAACATGATGGGCGAGATCGCAATCTACCGAATTACTCGTTAG
- the hemW gene encoding radical SAM family heme chaperone HemW produces MRTTNIPLSLYVHIPWCVRKCPYCDFNSHQVRDELPEEAYIDRLIEDLKIERVRAGDRPIHSIFIGGGTPSLFKPESYKRLLNAIRSEFRLEEGAEITLEANPGTFEQARFSGYRSAGINRVSIGVQTFNNAALERLGRIHNADEAIAAIKSARAIFERINIDLMHGLPEQTPEQAISDLNQAIELSPDQISWYQLTIEPNTEFAAKPPQLPIEESLWAIQEEGQALLESAGFKQYEISAFAREGGASKHNINYWQFGDYIGIGAGAHGKMTYIKGDELAIERTNKHRQPKGYIENISMIAGQETIDVEDRPFEFMLNALRLNDGVPSHLFSERTGIPLAQITPELAKAYERGLLQEYVERLAPTNEGRLFLNDLLTQFID; encoded by the coding sequence ATGCGTACCACAAACATTCCTCTCTCACTCTACGTTCATATCCCTTGGTGTGTTCGAAAGTGCCCCTATTGTGACTTCAACTCGCATCAAGTGCGTGATGAGTTACCTGAAGAGGCCTACATTGATAGATTAATTGAGGATTTGAAAATAGAGCGAGTGCGAGCAGGTGATCGCCCAATCCACTCTATTTTCATTGGCGGCGGTACACCAAGCCTCTTCAAACCCGAAAGCTATAAAAGACTTCTAAATGCTATACGCTCAGAATTCCGTTTAGAGGAGGGCGCTGAAATAACTTTAGAGGCGAATCCCGGGACCTTCGAACAGGCGCGTTTTTCAGGGTATCGCTCAGCAGGCATCAATCGCGTCTCTATTGGTGTGCAAACTTTTAATAACGCAGCTCTTGAGCGCCTTGGCCGCATCCATAATGCAGATGAAGCAATCGCAGCAATCAAAAGCGCACGTGCGATTTTTGAGCGGATTAACATCGATCTGATGCATGGTTTACCAGAACAAACCCCTGAACAGGCGATCAGTGATTTAAACCAAGCTATCGAGCTCTCGCCAGATCAGATCTCCTGGTATCAGCTCACCATCGAACCTAATACCGAGTTTGCTGCAAAACCTCCGCAGCTCCCGATTGAGGAGTCACTTTGGGCTATTCAAGAGGAGGGGCAGGCACTATTAGAGTCAGCAGGCTTCAAGCAGTATGAAATTTCTGCGTTTGCCCGTGAAGGCGGGGCCTCAAAACACAACATAAACTATTGGCAGTTTGGTGACTACATCGGAATAGGCGCCGGTGCGCATGGAAAAATGACATACATTAAAGGTGATGAACTGGCCATTGAGCGAACCAATAAACATCGCCAACCCAAGGGCTACATCGAAAATATCAGCATGATAGCCGGGCAAGAGACAATCGACGTTGAAGATCGTCCATTCGAATTTATGCTCAATGCCTTGCGCTTAAATGATGGAGTACCTAGCCACCTATTCTCTGAGCGAACCGGCATTCCATTAGCACAAATTACACCTGAACTAGCTAAGGCCTATGAGCGAGGTTTGCTGCAGGAGTATGTTGAGAGGCTTGCACCAACTAATGAGGGCCGCCTCTTCTTGAACGACCTGCTAACGCAGTTTATTGATTAA
- the rdgB gene encoding RdgB/HAM1 family non-canonical purine NTP pyrophosphatase has translation MRRIVLASGNKGKLKEFSEILNPINFEVVSQGELGVLDIEETGLSFVENAIIKARHACAVTGLPAISDDSGLEVDALCGAPGIYSARFAGEGATDATNIEKLLGELAELDESQRTARFRCVLVCMRHENDPTPLIALGTWEGRVLSAPEGENGFGYDPIFWAPEFDCAAAELTSEQKRSVSHRGKAVAELSAQLADFLR, from the coding sequence ATGAGACGCATCGTCCTTGCCAGCGGTAACAAAGGCAAACTAAAAGAGTTTTCTGAGATTCTAAACCCGATCAACTTTGAAGTTGTATCACAGGGTGAGTTAGGGGTTTTAGATATTGAAGAGACCGGACTCTCTTTCGTCGAAAATGCGATCATCAAGGCGCGCCATGCCTGTGCAGTGACCGGACTACCCGCCATCTCTGATGATTCAGGCCTTGAAGTCGATGCGCTGTGCGGCGCTCCTGGCATCTACTCAGCGCGCTTTGCTGGCGAAGGGGCAACTGACGCTACGAACATTGAAAAGCTTCTAGGTGAACTTGCTGAACTGGACGAGTCCCAGCGCACTGCTCGTTTCCGCTGTGTGTTGGTCTGCATGCGCCACGAAAATGACCCAACGCCACTCATCGCTTTAGGCACTTGGGAAGGTCGTGTTTTGTCTGCGCCCGAAGGTGAAAATGGCTTTGGCTACGACCCTATTTTCTGGGCTCCAGAATTTGACTGCGCAGCCGCGGAACTTACCTCCGAACAGAAACGATCTGTTTCCCACCGGGGTAAAGCGGTGGCCGAGCTGAGTGCTCAGCTCGCAGATTTCCTCCGTTAG
- a CDS encoding DUF4426 domain-containing protein, which translates to MRKLFILMVSLFAATTAFAEQKVVQNGYEIHYNAFNSDFISPEVAQANGLLRSKVRALVNVAVFELQADGSKRAVRARVDGTAANMLQQQQELEFAPIQEQNALYYIGGFRFTNDERITIKLSVQPNPDRAPIEIDFAQKFYTEQ; encoded by the coding sequence ATGCGTAAGCTATTTATTCTTATGGTATCCCTATTTGCTGCAACAACTGCTTTTGCAGAGCAGAAAGTTGTGCAAAATGGCTATGAAATACACTACAACGCCTTCAATTCTGACTTCATTTCGCCAGAAGTTGCACAAGCGAATGGACTCTTGCGAAGCAAGGTTCGAGCACTAGTGAATGTCGCAGTCTTTGAGTTGCAGGCAGATGGATCAAAACGTGCTGTACGCGCTCGAGTCGACGGTACTGCAGCAAACATGCTGCAACAGCAACAGGAACTGGAGTTTGCTCCGATTCAAGAGCAGAACGCGCTCTACTACATTGGCGGCTTTCGTTTCACCAATGATGAGCGAATCACGATCAAGTTAAGCGTCCAGCCAAACCCTGACCGCGCCCCTATCGAAATTGATTTCGCTCAGAAGTTCTACACCGAGCAATAG